The Papaver somniferum cultivar HN1 chromosome 3, ASM357369v1, whole genome shotgun sequence genome includes a region encoding these proteins:
- the LOC113357286 gene encoding flagellar attachment zone protein 1-like isoform X1 has translation MAKKKQSQQQENHPETETQTQEIEKPKKIPMEEIENPAEKLRNLKALNEMLVKKTVENREQINSLQKSKVELESEINRFQTETQKFETEKKELEGKVVEVKSEMEKEIEKVKFEVEEKVKEGDQLKMKIKELENEKLDEIERLKSQFNGVVQEKSELQDEINKLKKSVDLLNGDLVRDREVVSELETIQKKLDVQVKESKYLNGKISELEKNEVLLQKKLDVQDKESKNLKVKIGELEKSELLLQKKLDGQDNEANNLKSKISELEKSEVLLLEKLDVQDKESNNLKAKISGLEKNELSLQKKLDVQDKESNNLKVKISESEKNEVLLQEKLDVQAKESENLKAKISEFEKKELLIQKKLSEVEMANEKLVEGKKDIEKTLESVKSEKNSVEKKLAQSLKACDDLKQEKEGVVLQKENIEKNRVYQLEKINDLEKHVQELVATIASLEKNDKMLKKKVAEEKRERDEAFESLLGEKGLIEQKLVDSGKMVEELKREKEEIAVEKNKIEKNRADQLLKVADMEKYVEQLVATVASLEKNDKMLRKKASEEKKERDEAFEGLLGEKGLIEQKLVDSGKMVEELKREKEEIVAEKNKIENNRADQLLKVADMSKYVEQLGATIASKDKNDALLRKKVDEMEKGYTEALEKQQLLKVELDSERKKVKEIVEEKNVIERTKMKMESEVEELRNELGAFEMSVSQLEKSYKDQMEANKHLKSEVGSLNGNLNKVAAEKSEIQKELELKKKEESRLSLKVKELQKSMDDTVKELELKKKEESSLSLKAKELQRSMDDTAKEIEKQKKGTGSLSVEMKKLETRSEMLIKEKSLLEKKLDEVEKGNQSLTSKMKSAQMNAEKALLMLKDAAEVMCGAEDEERELTVESDIDIDMKKIEKDIRPFASELESIRKAFKSKDKKLEEMTQQIENLKKSATKSSNIWALVSSATTIFAAASATYIARGRYGKKSPYTEILSLYSLYKGMAKRVRTLKSLGWQVLFYLQ, from the exons atgGCGAAGAAGAAACAATCGCAGCAACAGGAAAACCATCCTGAAACTgaaacacagacacaagaaatcgAAAAGCCTAAAAAAATCCCGATGGAAGAGATTGAAAATCCGGCTGAGAAGCTAAGGAATCTGAAAGCGTTAAATGAAATGCTGGTGAAAAAAACAGTTGAGAACAGAGAGCAAATCAATTCATTGCAGAAATCGAAAGTAGAACTCGAATCTGAGATTAATCGGTTTCAGACTGAGACTCAGAAGTTCGAAACAGAGAAGAAGGAGCTTGAAGGTAAAGTGGTGGAGGTGaaatctgaaatggagaaagaaatagaGAAGGTTAAATTTGAAGTGGAAGAGAAAGTGAAAGAAGGCGAtcagttgaagatgaagattaaaGAGTTGGAGAACGAAAAACTGGATGAAATCGAACGGTTGAAATCGCAGTTTAATGGTGTTGTGCAAGAGAAATCTGAGTTGCAAGACGAAATCAACAAGTTGAAGAAATCTGTGGATCTTCTTAATGGAGATCTTGTTCGTGACAGAGAAGTTGTTTCTGAATTGGAAACGATTCAGAAGAAACTCGACGTTCAGGTTAAGGAATCCAAGTATCTGAATGGGAAAATCAGCGAGTTGGAGAAGAATGAAGTGTTGCTTCAGAAGAAACTCGACGTTCAGGACAAAGAATCCAAGAATCTCAAAGTGAAAATTGGCGAGTTAGAGAAGAGCGAATTGTTGCTGCAGAAGAAACTCGACGGTCAGGACAATGAAGCCAACAATCTGAAATCAAAAATCAGCGAGTTAGAGAAGAGCGAAGTGTTGTTGCTGGAGAAACTCGACGTTCAGGACAAAGAATCGAATAATCTGAAAGCAAAAATCAGCGGTTTAGAGAAGAACGAACTATCGCTTCAGAAGAAACTCGACGTTCAGGACAAAGAATCAAACAATCTGAAAGTGAAAATCAGCGAGTCAGAGAAGAATGAAGTGTTGCTTCAGGAGAAACTCGACGTTCAGGCTAAAGAGTCCGAGAATCTGAAAGCCAAAATCAGCGAGTTCGAGAAGAAGGAACTGTTGATTCAGAAGAAACTCAGTGAGGTGGAAATGGCGAATGAAAAGCTTGTTGAAGGAAAGAAAGATATTGAGAAAACTCTAGAATCTGTGAAAAGCGAGAAGAATTCGGTTGAGAAGAAGTTGGCCCAGTCTTTGAAAGCGTGTGATGATTTGAAGCAAGAGAAGGAAGGGGTTGTATTGCAGAAAGAGAATATTGAGAAGAACAGAGTTTACCAGTTGGAGAAAATTAATGATTTGGAGAAACATGTTCAGGAGCTTGTTGCAACGATTGCTTCATTGGAGAAGAATGAtaagatgctgaaaaagaaagTCGCGGAAGAAAAGAGGGAAAGGGACGAAGCATTTGAAAGTTTATTGGGTGAGAAAGGTTTGATTGAACAGAAGTTGGTTGATTCAGGGAAGATGGTCGAGGAATTGAAACGAGAGAAGGAAGAAATTGCtgtagagaagaataagattgagAAGAACAGGGCGGATCAGTTGCTGAAAGTAGCTGATATGGAGAAGTATGTTGAGCAGCTTGTTGCAACTGTTGCTTCGTTGGAGAAGAATGATAAGATGTTGAGAAAGAAAGCttcagaagaaaagaaggaaagggATGAAGCATTTGAAGGTTTATTGGGTGAGAAAGGTTTGATTGAGCAGAAATTGGTTGATTCGGGGAAGATGGTCGAGGAATTGAAGCGAGAGAAGGAAGAAATTGTTGCGGAGAAGAACAAGATTGAAAATAACAGGGCCGATCAGTTATTGAAAGTAGCTGATATGTCTAAGTATGTTGAGCAGCTTGGAGCTACTATAGCTTCGAAGGATAAGAACGATGCGCTTTTGCGAAAGAAGGTTGATGAAATGGAGAAAGGCTATACTGAAGCTTTAGAGAAACAACAACTGTTGAAAGTGGAATTGGATTCGGAAAGAAAGAAAGTGAAGGAAATTGTTGAAGAGAAAAATGTAATTGAGAGAACTAAGATGAAGATGGAAAGTGAGGTTGAAGAGCTTCGGAATGAATTGGGTGCGTTTGAAATGTCAGTTTCTCAGCTTGAGAAGTCTTACAAAGATCAAATGGAGGCTAACAAGCATCTGAAGTCAGAGGTTGGGTCCTTGAATGGTAATCTCAATAAGGTTGCTGCTGAGAAGAGTGAAATTCAGAAGGAACTTgagttgaagaaaaaggaagagtCGAGATTGAGTTTGAAAGTGAAGGAATTGCAAAAGAGTATGGATGATACAGTGAAGGAACTTgagttgaagaaaaaggaagagtCGAGTTTGAGTTTGAAAGCGAAGGAATTGCAAAGGAGTATGGATGATACAGCGAAGGAGATTGAGAAGCAAAAGAAAGGAACGGGTTCGCTTTCTGTTGAAATGAAGAAGTTGGAAACTCGATCAGAAATGTTGATTAAAGAGAAGTCATTACTAGAGAAGAAATTGGATGAAGTTGAAAAGGGAAACCAAAGTTTGACTTCAAAGATGAAGTCTGCTCAAATGAATGCTGAGAAGGCTTTGTTGATGTTGAAGGATGCTGCGGAAGTAATGTGCGGGGCTGAAGATGAAGAGAGGGAATTAACTGTGGAatctgatattgatattgatatgAAGAAAATCGAGAAAGATATCCGACCATTTGCATCTGAGTTGGAAAGTATCAGAAAGGCTTTCAAGAGTAAGGATAAGAAACTGGAAGAAATGACTCAACAGATTGAGAACCTGAAGAAGTCTGCTACGAAGAGTTCTAACATTTGGGCATTGGTATCTTCTGCGACCACTATCTTTGCTGCAGCATCTGCGACTTACATTGCAAGAGGACG GTATGGCAAAAAGAGTCCGTACACTGAAATCCTTTCTCTCTATAGTTTGTATAAAGGTATGGCAAAAAGAGTCCGTACACTGAAATCCTTAGGATGGCAAGTGTTGTTTTATCTTCAATAA
- the LOC113357286 gene encoding flagellar attachment zone protein 1-like isoform X2: MAKKKQSQQQENHPETETQTQEIEKPKKIPMEEIENPAEKLRNLKALNEMLVKKTVENREQINSLQKSKVELESEINRFQTETQKFETEKKELEGKVVEVKSEMEKEIEKVKFEVEEKVKEGDQLKMKIKELENEKLDEIERLKSQFNGVVQEKSELQDEINKLKKSVDLLNGDLVRDREVVSELETIQKKLDVQVKESKYLNGKISELEKNEVLLQKKLDVQDKESKNLKVKIGELEKSELLLQKKLDGQDNEANNLKSKISELEKSEVLLLEKLDVQDKESNNLKAKISGLEKNELSLQKKLDVQDKESNNLKVKISESEKNEVLLQEKLDVQAKESENLKAKISEFEKKELLIQKKLSEVEMANEKLVEGKKDIEKTLESVKSEKNSVEKKLAQSLKACDDLKQEKEGVVLQKENIEKNRVYQLEKINDLEKHVQELVATIASLEKNDKMLKKKVAEEKRERDEAFESLLGEKGLIEQKLVDSGKMVEELKREKEEIAVEKNKIEKNRADQLLKVADMEKYVEQLVATVASLEKNDKMLRKKASEEKKERDEAFEGLLGEKGLIEQKLVDSGKMVEELKREKEEIVAEKNKIENNRADQLLKVADMSKYVEQLGATIASKDKNDALLRKKVDEMEKGYTEALEKQQLLKVELDSERKKVKEIVEEKNVIERTKMKMESEVEELRNELGAFEMSVSQLEKSYKDQMEANKHLKSEVGSLNGNLNKVAAEKSEIQKELELKKKEESRLSLKVKELQKSMDDTVKELELKKKEESSLSLKAKELQRSMDDTAKEIEKQKKGTGSLSVEMKKLETRSEMLIKEKSLLEKKLDEVEKGNQSLTSKMKSAQMNAEKALLMLKDAAEVMCGAEDEERELTVESDIDIDMKKIEKDIRPFASELESIRKAFKSKDKKLEEMTQQIENLKKSATKSSNIWALVSSATTIFAAASATYIARGRYGKKSL, encoded by the exons atgGCGAAGAAGAAACAATCGCAGCAACAGGAAAACCATCCTGAAACTgaaacacagacacaagaaatcgAAAAGCCTAAAAAAATCCCGATGGAAGAGATTGAAAATCCGGCTGAGAAGCTAAGGAATCTGAAAGCGTTAAATGAAATGCTGGTGAAAAAAACAGTTGAGAACAGAGAGCAAATCAATTCATTGCAGAAATCGAAAGTAGAACTCGAATCTGAGATTAATCGGTTTCAGACTGAGACTCAGAAGTTCGAAACAGAGAAGAAGGAGCTTGAAGGTAAAGTGGTGGAGGTGaaatctgaaatggagaaagaaatagaGAAGGTTAAATTTGAAGTGGAAGAGAAAGTGAAAGAAGGCGAtcagttgaagatgaagattaaaGAGTTGGAGAACGAAAAACTGGATGAAATCGAACGGTTGAAATCGCAGTTTAATGGTGTTGTGCAAGAGAAATCTGAGTTGCAAGACGAAATCAACAAGTTGAAGAAATCTGTGGATCTTCTTAATGGAGATCTTGTTCGTGACAGAGAAGTTGTTTCTGAATTGGAAACGATTCAGAAGAAACTCGACGTTCAGGTTAAGGAATCCAAGTATCTGAATGGGAAAATCAGCGAGTTGGAGAAGAATGAAGTGTTGCTTCAGAAGAAACTCGACGTTCAGGACAAAGAATCCAAGAATCTCAAAGTGAAAATTGGCGAGTTAGAGAAGAGCGAATTGTTGCTGCAGAAGAAACTCGACGGTCAGGACAATGAAGCCAACAATCTGAAATCAAAAATCAGCGAGTTAGAGAAGAGCGAAGTGTTGTTGCTGGAGAAACTCGACGTTCAGGACAAAGAATCGAATAATCTGAAAGCAAAAATCAGCGGTTTAGAGAAGAACGAACTATCGCTTCAGAAGAAACTCGACGTTCAGGACAAAGAATCAAACAATCTGAAAGTGAAAATCAGCGAGTCAGAGAAGAATGAAGTGTTGCTTCAGGAGAAACTCGACGTTCAGGCTAAAGAGTCCGAGAATCTGAAAGCCAAAATCAGCGAGTTCGAGAAGAAGGAACTGTTGATTCAGAAGAAACTCAGTGAGGTGGAAATGGCGAATGAAAAGCTTGTTGAAGGAAAGAAAGATATTGAGAAAACTCTAGAATCTGTGAAAAGCGAGAAGAATTCGGTTGAGAAGAAGTTGGCCCAGTCTTTGAAAGCGTGTGATGATTTGAAGCAAGAGAAGGAAGGGGTTGTATTGCAGAAAGAGAATATTGAGAAGAACAGAGTTTACCAGTTGGAGAAAATTAATGATTTGGAGAAACATGTTCAGGAGCTTGTTGCAACGATTGCTTCATTGGAGAAGAATGAtaagatgctgaaaaagaaagTCGCGGAAGAAAAGAGGGAAAGGGACGAAGCATTTGAAAGTTTATTGGGTGAGAAAGGTTTGATTGAACAGAAGTTGGTTGATTCAGGGAAGATGGTCGAGGAATTGAAACGAGAGAAGGAAGAAATTGCtgtagagaagaataagattgagAAGAACAGGGCGGATCAGTTGCTGAAAGTAGCTGATATGGAGAAGTATGTTGAGCAGCTTGTTGCAACTGTTGCTTCGTTGGAGAAGAATGATAAGATGTTGAGAAAGAAAGCttcagaagaaaagaaggaaagggATGAAGCATTTGAAGGTTTATTGGGTGAGAAAGGTTTGATTGAGCAGAAATTGGTTGATTCGGGGAAGATGGTCGAGGAATTGAAGCGAGAGAAGGAAGAAATTGTTGCGGAGAAGAACAAGATTGAAAATAACAGGGCCGATCAGTTATTGAAAGTAGCTGATATGTCTAAGTATGTTGAGCAGCTTGGAGCTACTATAGCTTCGAAGGATAAGAACGATGCGCTTTTGCGAAAGAAGGTTGATGAAATGGAGAAAGGCTATACTGAAGCTTTAGAGAAACAACAACTGTTGAAAGTGGAATTGGATTCGGAAAGAAAGAAAGTGAAGGAAATTGTTGAAGAGAAAAATGTAATTGAGAGAACTAAGATGAAGATGGAAAGTGAGGTTGAAGAGCTTCGGAATGAATTGGGTGCGTTTGAAATGTCAGTTTCTCAGCTTGAGAAGTCTTACAAAGATCAAATGGAGGCTAACAAGCATCTGAAGTCAGAGGTTGGGTCCTTGAATGGTAATCTCAATAAGGTTGCTGCTGAGAAGAGTGAAATTCAGAAGGAACTTgagttgaagaaaaaggaagagtCGAGATTGAGTTTGAAAGTGAAGGAATTGCAAAAGAGTATGGATGATACAGTGAAGGAACTTgagttgaagaaaaaggaagagtCGAGTTTGAGTTTGAAAGCGAAGGAATTGCAAAGGAGTATGGATGATACAGCGAAGGAGATTGAGAAGCAAAAGAAAGGAACGGGTTCGCTTTCTGTTGAAATGAAGAAGTTGGAAACTCGATCAGAAATGTTGATTAAAGAGAAGTCATTACTAGAGAAGAAATTGGATGAAGTTGAAAAGGGAAACCAAAGTTTGACTTCAAAGATGAAGTCTGCTCAAATGAATGCTGAGAAGGCTTTGTTGATGTTGAAGGATGCTGCGGAAGTAATGTGCGGGGCTGAAGATGAAGAGAGGGAATTAACTGTGGAatctgatattgatattgatatgAAGAAAATCGAGAAAGATATCCGACCATTTGCATCTGAGTTGGAAAGTATCAGAAAGGCTTTCAAGAGTAAGGATAAGAAACTGGAAGAAATGACTCAACAGATTGAGAACCTGAAGAAGTCTGCTACGAAGAGTTCTAACATTTGGGCATTGGTATCTTCTGCGACCACTATCTTTGCTGCAGCATCTGCGACTTACATTGCAAGAGGACG GTATGGCAAAAAGAGTCTGTAA
- the LOC113357289 gene encoding uncharacterized protein LOC113357289 → MQKLYLTTAKPKFRPAHNERRGFFRCTTFVTALDAYSVAIIPQKFCFTKFEDIESNLQNIHLTDVVGFLKTVTNIQLLRRSGGQSSRMREIAIENLRGTTMKIALWGSAANQVGNDPIDCDSIPHPVLVVVCSTFVKNYQGRITLSSTNATKV, encoded by the exons ATGCAGAAACTGTACTTGACCACTGCTAAACCCAAGTTCCGTCCTGCACACAATGAGAGGCGGGGCTTCTTCCGGTGCACCACCTTCGTCACCGCTTTGGATGCCTATTCTGTGGCCATTATTCCCCAGAAATTTTGTTTCACTAAGTTTGAAGACATAGAATCGAACCTTCAGAACATACATCTTACAG ATGTGGTTGGTTTCCTAAAAACAGTCACCAACATCCAGTTGCTTCGAAGGTCTGGTGGGCAATCAAGCCGAATGCGCGAGATCGCAATTGAAAATCTCAG GGGCACAACTATGAAAATTGCTCTATGGGGATCTGCTGCCAACCAAGTAGGGAATGACCCAATTGATTGCGACTCCATCCCCCATCCTGTGTTGGTTGTGGTGTGCTCCACTTTTGTTAAGAACTACCAAG GGAGAATCACCCTATCTTCGACAAATGCCACCAAAGTGTAA